GATAGAAAAACAACCTTTAGAAACGGATCCTGACACTGACGGGAATGGCAAATCCATTAAAGGAGTTGAAGAGGATGAGATTTTAGAGACGGATAAGAAAATTGAATCAAAACCACTTAATACTCTTACGATGTTTCTACTTTCCTTGCAAACATTTAAAAGGCATAGtaatcaaagaaaacaagagcCACACAAAATGTCAAATCCGAATAACGGTGAACAACATTCCAGTTCAAATGTGGAACAAAGTCACTCACGAGGAAAGTCTTTGCAGAACGGTCATCAAATGAAAAGACCGTCTAGTTACCATGCGGGTGAACAGAGGGCACAAGAAAACGGACGTCAAAAACGTGTAACAGACAAGAAAGAAGAATCTCAATATGGTATTCATGTGAAGAAAGATCACACCAGGTCACGCCGAAAACTTGAGGAAATAAGTAAACTAGAACAAGACTCTAAATATGGATATGTTGATAAATACgaagaaagaagaaagaaattaCTTGCGTCTTGCAAAGATACAAAGAATATAGATGATCGaataaaatcatttcttaaagaGGTGGATGAGTTTAAGCTGATGTCAAGTGATGATAATTCTCTAGAGAAGGTCCTGAAGCGAACAAAGTCGGCACATTTCTCAAGAGCTAAAACGTTTGCTTGGTGAATGTAAATAAAGTGCGCACTTTACATTTTGtatgacaatgataataattgTGAAAATAATTCTCCTGCGGATAATGTCGGCATGCTTTACTAGAACCAACTTGTAAGGTGACAATTATTAAAATTGGACTtacagaactttttttttcaatcgcTGACGAAAAATAATCTGAAGAGAATGCCCTATTTAGACAATGTCGTTGCACTTTACTGGAAAATTTCAATAAATTGCACAGCTTCAATCGATTATAATTGTACCTCTTAATTGGGACAAAGTCGACACAATCATTTTGCCGATGAACAAATACCCCAGTGaggtaaattttaatgaaatgcgCAATTGGACTTGATTTTTTTCAGTCGATTGGCTTTCTGCTGAATATCAATACACATTTGTTTATCCAGATATTGTTTCAATATTAGCTAGATCCATTTTGGATACGCTGGCTGGCTCTGTAAATAATGGTGTTCCAGATATGTTTGCCGGCTCGTTTCAACTTAGATGTTTGCCTGATATGGCAACCATcgatttctttcttgcttttttcAAAGTACGGATATTGTTGGCAGTGATTGAAGGTTCCTTCCGGAGAATAGTTCATCTatttatgaattgactgtaagaGACTAGGTTACCATTTTGTGATATGCATTTTCTTGCATGTGCATGTAATGACAAGGCAGGTAATCAATTTGGCTAATGTGTGAGACGAgttttgatatttgtttcatATACAAAATGTGTACTGGTCACATATTAGAGGAAGTTTATCTGCTCTGCGCAATTAAgaattatgttaatttaataGTATTTGGGTTTTGTTTTACTCGGGGCTAGAACACGTgcacggtagcatgcatttccactattgTCCACGACCAGGCTCAATCagaccgagtctgcaacattttcattttttgtcgtgttgagcggcctgtgaagtttccattttttctatttcataacatctatttacaaatgtatgaattaatattaAGTCAACCCAGTGGCGGAGAATCAAAAAGTTccttaaaatactaattttatATGTGCAGATACAATTACTATCCTTCGTcgcacttttttttttatctaaaattaagttAACCTTAAAGAGTGTGTAGCATAGTCTTCAATCTTAAGCTCGTGCTTGATCTTTGCTAATCCCGTCGTTGTCAGTTATACCATCATGGTGCTTTCCTCTACAATAAACATGTACTTAACACATACAGATT
This is a stretch of genomic DNA from Mercenaria mercenaria strain notata chromosome 4, MADL_Memer_1, whole genome shotgun sequence. It encodes these proteins:
- the LOC123552098 gene encoding uncharacterized protein LOC123552098, with translation MTSFRKFSGKQRGEHDDPPSYNIRFDYSNTYLDNEDLDHRLEDHAYELHREQVRRGVETDKMLKETKQNADEMLQLQNAIKNRDPYESSNRVSKSADLRRRSSNKQLHKSASVESETIEKQPLETDPDTDGNGKSIKGVEEDEILETDKKIESKPLNTLTMFLLSLQTFKRHSNQRKQEPHKMSNPNNGEQHSSSNVEQSHSRGKSLQNGHQMKRPSSYHAGEQRAQENGRQKRVTDKKEESQYGIHVKKDHTRSRRKLEEISKLEQDSKYGYVDKYEERRKKLLASCKDTKNIDDRIKSFLKEVDEFKLMSSDDNSLEKVLKRTKSAHFSRAKTFAW